The Mesorhizobium sp. B2-8-5 genome segment GTGATACTGGGTTCGGCGGCCGGGCCTGACCGGAGTTTGCGAGGCCGCCGGCTGTCGTGAGGATGCGCTTGGGGCCGGCCAAGGACAAGAACGACCTAGGCCCTAGGACCAAAGGGCATAGTCAAGACGGCCGAATTGTCATTGGCCAATTGCGATCGGATTGACCGGAAATAACGCGCGCCGCAAGCCGGCCGCGTCAAAAGCCGAAGAAATGCCGGCCGACGAGATAGCCGAGCGCCGCGACGACCAGCGGAAACACCGCCGGCGCGGCCTTGCTGAACAGCGAGGTGTTTATCTCCTTAGCAGGAGCACTGGGTTTGGCATTGCCGAGGTTTTTGGTCATGGGATCTAATTACCGGTTGGGGCTAGCTGCCGGCCGAACTATTAAATTAGAGATTGCTTATTAAGTTTCCGGCAAGCCCCAGGTTACAATTCGCAGCAATTTATTCCGATTGTTGGGTGCGCTCGGCAAGCGCGAAGGCCTGGAGATTGCGCGACTTGCCCAGATCCTGGTCGGCATTGGCGATGATGGCGTGGAAGGCCGCGCGGGCGATGTCCTTCTTCTTGGCATCCGGATGCAGTTTTCTTACCGCCTTGAGCAGGTCTTTCGGTTTCATATCGGGGGTGACAACGCGCATCAGCGTATCGCCTATGGCCTGCAATTCGCTGGCATCCATAACGATGAACCCTGTTTTGGCACATCAAGCCTAGCATATAGCGGAGCGAGCGCGTCATTTTTGTGATGCGCGCCGCGGGCTCGGAGCCGCCTCTCTAAGAATTTCGTGGCGAGGCGTCAGCCCTGACGCCGGTGAGGCGCGGGAACCCCGGCATTGTCGCCGAGTTTAGATCCCGAGGCGAATTGCCATGGAAGACAGACCGCCAGCCGAAAACCCGGGAAGGACCCTCGTCACGGTGCTGGCAATCTGTGTTTTCATCATTGCCCTGTTTTTTATCGGCTTCAAATATTCGGGGCCGGACCAGGGAGCGCTGATCGTGCCGGGCGCCGTACAGCAAGGCAGCAAGTGAATGACTGGCGAGCACCAAGGCCTGACCAGGCTGGTGGAGCGCCTGGCAATCCCCAAGGATTTCGCGCGGTTGAGACGCCAGGCGTCATTTTTGTGATGCGCCGTCCCATCATCCCGCTCCGCAGTCGGGCGCCTTGGCGGCGCGTTCAGAGGATCCTTGTGGCGAAGGCGTCGAGCCGTGAATTCTCCCGATAGGTCAGCCGGACCGCCAGCGCTCCGATGGCGGCGGTGGCGGCGCCGCCGATCACATCGCTGAGATAATGCGTTCCGATGAAGATCCTGGACCAGCAGATGACGAACGCAATCACGAACAGCGCCAGCGTACGGCGCGGCAGCGCCTGCATGGCGAAGGCGGCGACGATGGCCATGCTGGCGGTCGCGTGATCGGAGGGGAATGACCAGTCGGCGCTGGGCGCGATCAAAAGATGCGTGACGCCGGCGTCGTACGGCCTGATCCGATGGACGAAGAGCAGGATCGCCTGGTTGATCGCCAGCCCGATCAGGAAGGAAAGGCCGGCGGACAGGCAGGCATGGCGCACGTGGAGGCGATCGTCCCTGGACCACCATTGCATGGCGACCGCAATCACCATCAGCGGCACGCCGAATTGTGAGATAGCGATCATTGTCCTATCAAGGAGGGGGCTGATGCCGGCAGCCGCGCTGATCCAGTGCGTGAGAGAAGCGTCCATTCCTACCTGATGTCCCTGGTCCAAAAGTAAGGTCGATCGTTGAAGCCCGCCGGCGAGCACCGCATTCACCAGCTCTTTGAGATCAGCGTATGGCTAAAAGGTGCCCATGCCTTGATCGAGTGCATCGGCGCCGTCCTGCTTTACCTCGTCACCACCGAAACCATCGCTTCCTGGGTCAACATGTTCACCCAGGAGGAACTGGTCGAGGATCCCAACGACTTCATAGCCACCCATTTGTCGCGTATGGCCGCCGAGTTCTCCGTCGCGAGCAAGGAGTTCTATGCCTTCTACCTGCTCAGCCACGGATTGATTAAGCTGCTTCTGGTTATCGGCCTGCTGCGCGGCAAGCTCTGGTCCTACCCGGCCTCGCTGGCGGCGCTCGGCGCCTTCATGGCCTACCAGGTCTATCGCTACTCCTACACGCATTCGCCAGGCCTGCTGGTGCTGACCTTCTTCGATGCCGTGGTGATGGCGCTGATCTGGCATGAGTGGCGAACCGTGCTCCGCCATCGGTCCGCCTGATGAAGCGCCAGTCCAAGGACAAGCGAGGCAGCCGATCAGGCTTGGCTTCGCCTAAGGCCGGGGCTGGGATCGTTCCGATGGCAGGCGGGTGACTTTTTTGGGGTGATTTTCGCAAAAACAACTGGCCGCCAGCCACCCAGAAGCCGCGTCGCCAGGCCCAAAGGTTTCGCGGCTGGCTTGTTCCGCTACTCTGCAAGCCGTCGCATTTTGACCCAAATCCACCTCTAGCCGGCTGAAGACGCTGCGGTTCCAGCCTTTACGGTTTCTTGACAGGGGCCGGAAAAACGGGCAGCAAGTCGGGTGAGGGAGAGCATTTCTACCGTGGCGCAGACCACTGAGAGCTCTTTTTTCGTATGGACCGTCGCCAAATCGGCGATTGGTGGAGGGATTGGTTAACCATCTTTGTCCATCTTTTGAATCAATCGGCAACAGACGCGTGAAGGTGCAGGGGGCACCAGCGAACTGTGATCGTGACGGGTGCCAGGTCCGCAAACCGGCATGCCGATTGAGAGTGGTCGTATGGCGTTTTTGCGTTTGAAAAGCCGGGGTGACGCTCCTGATGGGGGGGTAACTTCGAAAAAGTCTGGTCATCGTTGGGTCGTGGTGCCTGCTGTCGGCGCCGCTCTCGCCCTATGGTCTGTCGCCACCTTGGCGGGGCTCTATTCGGTGAGCACCTCGCTGACCGCAGCTTCCAATGGATTGCCGCAAGGCCTGCTTTCGCCGCGCAACATCGCGCTTGGCGACCAGCGCCGGCTGATCGCCAACGCCTGGGCGCCGCGCCTTTCCGCCAATGGCGGCTACCAGGCGGGCTCGCTCATCGGTGGCTGCGACGCCGGCTGTTTCAGCCTCGCGACAAGCTTCAGACATAACGGCCAAGCTGCTGAAAAACCGAAGAATGAAGGCCACGACGGCAAGATGGCGCGCCTCAGGCTGCCGGCGCCCGACAGCGTCGCGCAGGAGAAGGTGATGGTGGTGGCTTCGGCCGCCGGAGCCGCCGACCGTTTCGACGGCGTGGTGAAAAAGGCCGCGCTTTCGCCGCAGAAGCTTGCCGAAGCCTTTGCCCGCGCCGAGAACGCGCCGTTCCTGCTTGCCAGCCTGCCCTCGGCCAGCCGCTTCGGCGGCACTGAGCCGGATGCCCCGGCGGAAGCCCGCTTCGGTTCGCAGCCGGCCCAAATCGCCGGCGCTTCCGAACTGGCGCTGGCGCTTGCCAACGTGGCGCAGGAGGATACGGCGGACGTTCCAACCGCCGTCGCGCTCGAAAACAGCGACGCGCCAAATGTCGCCGACACCCCGGACAACGGCCAGGACGGCGAGTACCAGGTCGCCTCGCTGCCGCCGCAGGACGATTTGCCCGACACCATCGCCGTGCCCGGCCTTCGCCCGCGCACCACGCTCGAGCGCGCTGCCGAGGCGCCCGAACAGAACGCGGCCAAGCCGCAGAAACCAGAGACCGCGAAGCCGCAGACGGCCAGGGCCAAGCCGCAGCCGGCCGACACCGCGCAAAGCGCGCCGACGGCGGTCTCGCCCAGGAACGGCGACCAGGCCCTGCCGGGCGTGCCGGGCTCAAAGCCGCTCGGGGCCGACTCCAAGCCCGCCAAGCGCAAGGCGCAGGCGTCAGAGATGCTCGCCTATGCCAAGCCTGACACGCCGGAAAGAGGCGGCCTCGGCAGCGCGTTCCGCAATCTTTTCAACGGTCCCTCCACGGGCAATGGCGTCGCTGTCTACGATATTTCGGCGAGGACCGTCTACATGCCCGACGGCTCGAAGCTGGAGGCGCATTCGGGACTTGGTTCGATGGTCGACCAGCCACGCTTCGTGGACCGCAAGAATGTCGGTCCGACACCGCCCGACACATACAATCTGTCCATCCGTGAATCGCGCTTCCATGGCGTCGAGGCGATCCGGCTGACGCCGGCCAGCGGCAGGAACAAATACGGCCGCAACGGCCTGCTCGCGCATACCTACATGCTGCGCGGCGGCCGCGCCGAGTCCAATGGCTGCGTCGTCTTCAGGGACTACCACCGCTTCCTCGCCGCTTACAAAAAGGGCAAGATCAAGCGTCTTGTCGTCGTCCCGCGGCTCACAAGGTCCCCCACCCAGGTCGCCCAGGAAGGCCGCCAGGGTTAAGCCAAACCGGGCCGGCGCGCTGGTCGCCGGCTGTTATCGATCCCCACTTGCTGATCCGAAGGGCTTGGCGCCAAGACGCGCCCAGGTGTTTGCCGTCGCTTAAAGCCATGGCGACGATCGCAACCTCATCGGAGGAAGCGATAACGACCCTTCCCAGAAGGTAGATATGGCGCAGCCCGGGCTTGCGGCAAGCCCACGGCCATGGCGTATCAACGCTGCTCCGAAAAACCACAACGGAGCACGGAATGCGTATCCTGTTGTCGACTTACGGTTTGCGTGGCGACGTCGAACCGCTGGCGGCGCTGGGCGCGGCGTTGCAGGCGCACGGCGTCGAGGCCAGAGTGAGCGCGCCAGGCGACGCGGAGTTTGCGGCCCTCCTGGCCCGCGCCGGCGTGACGATGGCCCCGGCCTTCGCGCCGGTGCGCGAATGGGCGAAGGAAATGATCAACCGGTCGCGATCGGCGTCGCCCGAGGACCGGGCCAGGCTGATTTCCGCCCAGGCGGCCGAGATCGTCGCCAGGCAATATGAGGCGCTTAGCACAGCCGCCGAAGGCTGCGACGCCGTGCTGGCGTTCGGGCTCTTCCCGTCCTGCGCCGCCGCGCGAATGGTCGCGGAGCAACACGGCATGCGCTATATGCTCGGCACGTTCTGCCCCGTCTGGCTGCCGTCGCCGCACAACCGGCCGCATGAATATCCAAGCCATCCGCTGCCGCCCGGCGTGACCGACAACCGGCTGCTGTGGGAGATGGATATCCGAACCAAGAACGCGCTCTTCGGCGAGGCGGTCAACGGCCAGCGCGCATCGCTCGGGCTGCTCCCGGTGGAAAATGTCCGGGACTATGTCTACGGCAATCCCGTCCTGCTCGCCTGCGACCCGACGCTCGGGCCATGGCCGGACTCGGACCTGATCGACGCCGTCCAGACCGGCGCCTTCATCCTGCCGGACGAGCGGCCCTTCCCTGATGGCCTGGAGGCCTTTCTCGATGCAGGCCCGCCACCTGTCTATGTCGGCTTCGGCTCGATATCGGTCGCCAGGGAAGCCGGCTTCACTGCCATCGAAGCGATCCGCGCCAGGGGCCTTCGCGCGGTCATCGCGCGTGGCTGGGCCGAGCTCGGCCCCGTCGACGACCGCGACGACTGCTTCGCCGTCGGCGAGGTCAACCAGCAGGCGCTGTTCGGCCGCGTCGCCGCCGTCATCCACCATGGCGGCGCCGGCACGACCGTTGCCGCTGCGCGGGCGGGAGCGCCACAGGCGATCGTGCCGCAGATCGGCGACCAGCCTTACTGGGCGCGGCGGGTGGCAGAACTGGGCATAGGGGCGAATGACGGTGCGGTGCCGAGCGCGGAGTCGTTGTCGGCGGCGTTGGATGTGGCGCTGGCGCCCGAAACTAGCACGCGTGCTGCGGCAGTGGCCGGCAAGATCCGCACCGACGGCGCCGAGGTGGCGGCAAGGCTGCTGATTGAATTGGCGGGGCAACCTAGCCGGTGAACTCATTGCGTCGTTAGTTCAGCCAGCGCCCTTTGCAGGGGCGTCGACGAGACCTGGATCGGGCCTGAGAAGGGACTGTCCATGTCGATGATCAAATAGACCGCCGCCGCCGCCAGCGCTCCGGAAACGAGGCATGTGAAGACGACGGTGCCATTGTGCGGTGCCCTGAAGCCGAAGCTGGCGAAAATAAGCGTCAGCCATGCCACGAGCAGCACGATCAGCGGCGCAGGGATGGCGCCCTCGGATTGCTCGGCCAGTATCCAGCGCTGCTCGATCAGCTTCTGGAGTTGCTGCGTCGCAGCCTGTTGCGCGGCGGTCTGCTTGGCATCCGCGGGCGTCAATCCCGCCAGGATGTCTCCGACCTGATAGAGCAGCAGTTCCGACAGCCTGTTCGGGACGACGGTTGTGTCGCTGTCGGCGGTGGAGGTGTCGACGACGCGTTGGACATAGGCAGCGAGCGACTGCCGGGCGCTGTCCGCCTCCGGCCCGTAATGCCGGAGTGTTCGGTCGAGCAGAATAATCTCGGTGGCGAAGGTGTGTACGTTGCCGTTGATGGACTCAAACGTGTTCTTGGCCGAGTTGATCATCAGACCGAGCATAAGCGAGGACATCACCACGAAAAGGTTCGCGGCAAGCCGCACCACCGCGCTGGTGTCGTCCCTGAGGTGGTGAGCGGGGAAGCGCTCGTGCACCATCAAGCTGACCAGCGAGGCCCCCGCCAGGCAAGCAAAGATCGCTGTCCCTACAAGCACTTCGCCCATGGCGGACATTGTAACCGAGGCGCGGCGCTTGCCAATTGGCTGTGCGAGGGTTGAATTAACGTCGAAGCATAAGGACGTATATCGCTGGCTGGTAAGGCGACTTTCATGCCGGGCTCCATGCACAGCGAGGCGAAGGTCGAAAACCGCTTTCAATACCGGGCGAAGGCGCTATCTATGGCGCGGGGCGGCTCCCAATCACACACGAGGCTATCCATGACAATTCGCGCTGTCGTCTGGGGCGAGAACATCCATGAGCGGACCAATGAGGTGGTCGCCGGCATCTATCCGGAAGGCATGCACGCGACCATCGCCAAGGCGCTGAATGCGGACAAGGCCATCTCCGCCTCGACGGCGACGCTGGAGCAGCCCGAGCACGGCCTGCCGGAATCCCGCCTCGCCGAAACCGACGTGCTCGTCTGGTGGGGCCACAAGGACCATGGCGCGGTGACCGACGAGGTGGTCGAGCGCGTCGCAAAACGTGTCTGGGAAGGCATGGGGCTGATCGTGCTCCATTCCGGCCATTTCTCGAAGATCTTCAAGCGGCTGATGGGCACGCCCTGCACGCTGAAATGGCGCGAGGCCGGCGAGCGCGAGCGGCTTTGGGTGACGAGCCCCAGCCATCCCATCGCCGACGGCGTCGGCGAATTCTTCGAGCTCGAAAACGAGGAAATGTATGGCGAGCAGTTCGCCGTGCCGGAGCCGCTGGAAACAGTCTTCATCTCCTGGTTCCAGGGCGGCGAGGTGTTCCGCTCGGGCCTGACCTACCGGCGCGGCGCCGGCAATGTCTTCTACTTCCGCCCCGGACACGAAACCTACCCGACCTATCACGATGCGACGGTCCAGAAAGTGCTGCGCAACGCGGTGAAGTGGGCGCACAACCCGCATGGGTCGAAGCCGGCCATCCTCGATGCGCCGAACGTGCCGGTCGAGAAAGCGCTGGAGCCGATCGAGGAGCGCGGGCCCAAGCTGCACGCGCATGGCGAGGCCGGCTTCCGCTAAAAAAGCACTTCCCTGCTTCGCTTGGGATTGCGCGGATACCGCGCCTGGCTCACATTCGCCCCACATGATTGAATCGAACCAAATCGCTCGGAGGAGCAGAAAATGCGGCTTTTGATACTCGGTACCGGCTGGATGGCGCAGGAACATGCCCGCCGTTTCGGCGCCATCGAGGGCGTGGAATTGGCGGCGGCCGTCGATGTCGATGAAAAACGTGTCGGCGAGTACGCAGACGGCTTCAAGATTCCGAAGCGCTTCACCTCGCTGGAGGCGGCGCTCGACTGGGGCGATTTCGACGCGGTCGCCAATGTCACGCCGGACCGCATCCACCACTCGACCACCATGGCGCTGGTCGCTGCCGGCAAGCCGGTGCTGTGCGAAAAGCCGCTGGCGGAAAATTTCGGCAAGGCGAGCGAAATGGCCGATGCCGCGGAAGCCGCCGGCATCGTCAACATGGTCAACCTCACCTATCGCAACGTGGCCGCGCTGCAGAAGGCGCGCCGGATGGTCCAGGCCGGCGAGATCGGCACGGTGCGGCATGTCGAGGCCTCCTATCTGCAGAGCTGGTTGGTGTCGAAATTCTGGGGCGACTGGCGCACCGATCCGAAGTGGCTATGGCGGCTGTCGCGCGGCCACGGCTCCAACGGCGTGCTCGGCGATGTCGGCATCCACATCCTCGATTTCGCCAGCTATGGCGCGGCGCTCGATATCGACCATGTGTTCTGCCGACTGCGCGCCTTCGACAAGGCGCCGGACAACCGCATCGGCGAGTACCAGCTCGACGCCAACGACAGTTTCGCCATGACGCTCGATTTCTCCAATGGCGCCTTCGGCGTGGTGCATGCCAGCCGCTGGGCCACCGGCCACATCAACGAACTGCGCCTGCGCATCCATGGCGACAAGGGCGCCATCGAGGTGGTGCACAATCTCGATGGCTCGATGCTGAAGGCGTGTGTCGGTAGCAACGTCGAGAACGCCAAATGGGAGGAGCTCGATGCCGGCATGGTGCCGACCAACTACCAGCGCTTCGTCGAGGCGGTGAGGAGTGGCGTGCAGGCCGAACCCACCTTCCGGCACGCGGCAGGCCTGCAGAAGGTGCTCGACCTTGCCGTGGTGTCGGATGAGAAGCGCGCCGAGTTGAGGGCCAACGCCGATACGCAGTGAGCCCGAAACTGCTGATCTCCCCCCTTGCGGGGGAGATGCCCGGCAGGGCAGAGGGGGGTGCTGTCCCGCCGACCTTTCAGCTGTTTGTAGCTGCTGCGTCTGCGGGTTATTGATGGAAAGTCGCCAGCGTTGGCGTTCCTTCACACTCCCCTCTGTCCTGCCGGACATCTCCCCCGCAAGGGGGGAGATTGGCTGTGGCTACGCTCTGCGATAAATCCCGATCGCCGCCGCCACCAGCGCCGCATTACCGTCCGCCACGCTGCCGTCCGGCAATTCCTTGCCGTCCTCCAATCCCACTCGGGTCGAAAATTTCCGCGCCGCCGCGCGCTCGACGAAGGGCCATACCGTCGCGTTCTCGCCATGCAGCAGAATCGAGCGGCGGATGCCGGCGCGTTCCAGCACCTTCTCGATGCCGTCGGCCACCGCAAAGGCCTCGTCCAGCGTCTGCTCGGAAATCTCGATCAGCACGCGCAGCACCCGGCCGCCATGATCGAGGCCGACCAGTCGTTCGGCGTCGGCGACGGACGCCAGGCCCGCCTCGATGCCGATGCCGCGCTGGTGCAGGCTTTCCATGACCACGGGCGCGGCCGTCTCGCTGAGATTGACCGAGGCATAGTCAGGCAGTTCGCGCCAGCCGGAGATGGCGACAAGCGTGCGCAGGTCGTCGTTCTCGATCCAGGCGCCGGTGGAGACGCCGATCAGTGTGCCCGGGCAGGCGCGGCGGAGTGCCGCGACCGTCCTGTCCATCGCTTCCGGCGCAAGGCTCTCTCGCCCGTCGGCGCCACGTGCATGGACGTGCAACTCGGCGGCGCCCGCAGCGATGGAGGCGGCGGCGTCACGCGCCATCGCCTCGGGGTCGAGCGGCAAGGCGGGGTGGAAATCGGCGGGTCGCGCGCCGTTGATGCAGGCCTGAACGATCATCCTTGCGGCAATCCTGTTTCGGTTGGCTGAAGCCTAGCGCAGGATCGGAGTGGCCGGAACCGGAACGATGCAATCTCCTGACAGGCCGCGCGACCAATATCCCCCCTGGCCTGCGGCCAGAGGGATAGACATTCATCGCGGGCGATCGCCGAACCTCGAAGGCCCCTTAGGCCGGCACGCGCTTCAGC includes the following:
- a CDS encoding DUF4239 domain-containing protein; this translates as MGEVLVGTAIFACLAGASLVSLMVHERFPAHHLRDDTSAVVRLAANLFVVMSSLMLGLMINSAKNTFESINGNVHTFATEIILLDRTLRHYGPEADSARQSLAAYVQRVVDTSTADSDTTVVPNRLSELLLYQVGDILAGLTPADAKQTAAQQAATQQLQKLIEQRWILAEQSEGAIPAPLIVLLVAWLTLIFASFGFRAPHNGTVVFTCLVSGALAAAAVYLIIDMDSPFSGPIQVSSTPLQRALAELTTQ
- a CDS encoding phosphatase PAP2 family protein, translating into MDASLTHWISAAAGISPLLDRTMIAISQFGVPLMVIAVAMQWWSRDDRLHVRHACLSAGLSFLIGLAINQAILLFVHRIRPYDAGVTHLLIAPSADWSFPSDHATASMAIVAAFAMQALPRRTLALFVIAFVICWSRIFIGTHYLSDVIGGAATAAIGALAVRLTYRENSRLDAFATRIL
- a CDS encoding ThuA domain-containing protein, translating into MTIRAVVWGENIHERTNEVVAGIYPEGMHATIAKALNADKAISASTATLEQPEHGLPESRLAETDVLVWWGHKDHGAVTDEVVERVAKRVWEGMGLIVLHSGHFSKIFKRLMGTPCTLKWREAGERERLWVTSPSHPIADGVGEFFELENEEMYGEQFAVPEPLETVFISWFQGGEVFRSGLTYRRGAGNVFYFRPGHETYPTYHDATVQKVLRNAVKWAHNPHGSKPAILDAPNVPVEKALEPIEERGPKLHAHGEAGFR
- a CDS encoding tlde1 domain-containing protein, coding for MAFLRLKSRGDAPDGGVTSKKSGHRWVVVPAVGAALALWSVATLAGLYSVSTSLTAASNGLPQGLLSPRNIALGDQRRLIANAWAPRLSANGGYQAGSLIGGCDAGCFSLATSFRHNGQAAEKPKNEGHDGKMARLRLPAPDSVAQEKVMVVASAAGAADRFDGVVKKAALSPQKLAEAFARAENAPFLLASLPSASRFGGTEPDAPAEARFGSQPAQIAGASELALALANVAQEDTADVPTAVALENSDAPNVADTPDNGQDGEYQVASLPPQDDLPDTIAVPGLRPRTTLERAAEAPEQNAAKPQKPETAKPQTARAKPQPADTAQSAPTAVSPRNGDQALPGVPGSKPLGADSKPAKRKAQASEMLAYAKPDTPERGGLGSAFRNLFNGPSTGNGVAVYDISARTVYMPDGSKLEAHSGLGSMVDQPRFVDRKNVGPTPPDTYNLSIRESRFHGVEAIRLTPASGRNKYGRNGLLAHTYMLRGGRAESNGCVVFRDYHRFLAAYKKGKIKRLVVVPRLTRSPTQVAQEGRQG
- a CDS encoding glycosyltransferase, coding for MRILLSTYGLRGDVEPLAALGAALQAHGVEARVSAPGDAEFAALLARAGVTMAPAFAPVREWAKEMINRSRSASPEDRARLISAQAAEIVARQYEALSTAAEGCDAVLAFGLFPSCAAARMVAEQHGMRYMLGTFCPVWLPSPHNRPHEYPSHPLPPGVTDNRLLWEMDIRTKNALFGEAVNGQRASLGLLPVENVRDYVYGNPVLLACDPTLGPWPDSDLIDAVQTGAFILPDERPFPDGLEAFLDAGPPPVYVGFGSISVAREAGFTAIEAIRARGLRAVIARGWAELGPVDDRDDCFAVGEVNQQALFGRVAAVIHHGGAGTTVAAARAGAPQAIVPQIGDQPYWARRVAELGIGANDGAVPSAESLSAALDVALAPETSTRAAAVAGKIRTDGAEVAARLLIELAGQPSR
- a CDS encoding DUF2127 domain-containing protein — translated: MIECIGAVLLYLVTTETIASWVNMFTQEELVEDPNDFIATHLSRMAAEFSVASKEFYAFYLLSHGLIKLLLVIGLLRGKLWSYPASLAALGAFMAYQVYRYSYTHSPGLLVLTFFDAVVMALIWHEWRTVLRHRSA
- a CDS encoding Gfo/Idh/MocA family protein codes for the protein MRLLILGTGWMAQEHARRFGAIEGVELAAAVDVDEKRVGEYADGFKIPKRFTSLEAALDWGDFDAVANVTPDRIHHSTTMALVAAGKPVLCEKPLAENFGKASEMADAAEAAGIVNMVNLTYRNVAALQKARRMVQAGEIGTVRHVEASYLQSWLVSKFWGDWRTDPKWLWRLSRGHGSNGVLGDVGIHILDFASYGAALDIDHVFCRLRAFDKAPDNRIGEYQLDANDSFAMTLDFSNGAFGVVHASRWATGHINELRLRIHGDKGAIEVVHNLDGSMLKACVGSNVENAKWEELDAGMVPTNYQRFVEAVRSGVQAEPTFRHAAGLQKVLDLAVVSDEKRAELRANADTQ
- a CDS encoding 3-keto-5-aminohexanoate cleavage protein, which encodes MIVQACINGARPADFHPALPLDPEAMARDAAASIAAGAAELHVHARGADGRESLAPEAMDRTVAALRRACPGTLIGVSTGAWIENDDLRTLVAISGWRELPDYASVNLSETAAPVVMESLHQRGIGIEAGLASVADAERLVGLDHGGRVLRVLIEISEQTLDEAFAVADGIEKVLERAGIRRSILLHGENATVWPFVERAAARKFSTRVGLEDGKELPDGSVADGNAALVAAAIGIYRRA